Proteins encoded in a region of the Suncus etruscus isolate mSunEtr1 chromosome 1, mSunEtr1.pri.cur, whole genome shotgun sequence genome:
- the HYAL4 gene encoding hyaluronidase-4 yields the protein MKLLFEGQLRFCVIQPMQLISWLIIFFVLKSISPLKPARLPIYQRKPFIAAWNAPTEQCLIKYNVRLNLTMFQVIGSPRAKARGQNVTIFYVNRLGYYPWYTAKGVPINGGLPQNISLQLHLEKVDRDINYYIPAKDFSGLAVIDWEYWRPQWARNWNTKNIYREKSRQLISDMQENVSAIYIEYLAKATFEKSAKDFMKETIKLGIKSRPKGLWGYYLYPDCHNYNVYRPNYTGSCPEEEVLRNNELSWLWNNSAALYPSIGIRKSLGDSKNILLFSQFRVQESMRISTMTSHDYALPVFVYTRLGYSDAPLFFLSEQDLISTIGESAALGAAGFVIWGDMNLTSSAGNCTRVKQFVSSDLGSYIVNVSRAAEDCSLHLCRSNGRCIRKMWKAPDYLHLNPESYLIEVSEDGFFNVKGEASDTDIAMMMKKFSCHCYQEYEGVDCREMKMADGHSGIFSYTGLLITLCLLALANC from the exons ATGAAACTATTATTTGAAGGACAACTGAGATTTTGTGTTATTCAACCAATGCAGCTTATATCATGGTTGATCATATTTTTTGTTCTGAAATCTATATCTCCTCTCAAGCCTGCCCGACTTCCAATTTATCAAAGAAAACCCTTTATAGCTGCTTGGAATGCTCCAACAGAGCAGTGtttgataaaatataatgtaagacTAAATTTGACAATGTTCCAGGTAATTGGAAGCCCCAGGGCTAAGGCCAGAGGACAAAATGTCACCATATTTTATGTTAACAGATTAGGGTACTATCCATGGTATACTGCAAAAGGAGTTCCCATTAATGGGGGTCTTCCTCAGAACATAAGTTTGCAATTGCATTTGGAAAAAGTTGACCgagatattaattattatataccTGCAAAAGATTTCAGTGGACTTGCTGTCATAGACTGGGAATATTGGAGGCCTCAATGGGCCAGGAACTGGAACACCAAAAATATCTACAGAGAGAAATCAAGACAGCTTATTTCTGACATGCAAGAAAATGTATCAGcaatttatattgaatatttagCCAAAGCAACCTTTGAAAAAAGTGCAAAAGACTTTATGAAAGAAACCATTAAATTGGGAATTAAGAGCCGACCGAAGGGACTTTGGGGTTATTATTTATATCCTGATTGCCACAATTACAATGTGTATAGACCCAATTATACGGGTTCATGCCCAGAAGAGGAAGTTTTGAGGAACAACGAACTTTCTTGGCTTTGGAATAACAGTGCAGCTTTATATCCTTCCATTGGAATCAGGAAATCCCTTGGGGACAGTAAAAACATTTTACTCTTCTCACAGTTTCGAGTACAAGAATCCATGAGGATCTCCACCATGACATCTCATGATTATGCTCTTCCTGTTTTTGTCTATACAAGGCTAGGTTACAGTGAtgcacctttattttttttatctgag CAAGACTTAATCAGCACGATTGGAGAAAGTGCTGCCTTGGGAGCTGCAGGCTTTGTTATTTGGGGAGATATGAATCTAACTTCATCAGCG GGAAACTGTACCAGAGTGAAGCAATTTGTCAGTTCTGATTTAGGAAGCTACATAGTCAATGTGAGTAGAGCTGCTGAAGATTGCAGTCTTCACCTCTGCAGAAGCAATGGAAGATGCATAAGGAAGATGTGGAAAGCTCCAGACTATCTTCACTTAAACCCAGAAAGTTATCTCATTGAAGTCTCTGAGGATGGATTCTTCAATGTGAAAGGAGAAGCATCTGATACAGATATAGCCATGATGATGAAAAAATTTTCCTGCCATTGCTATCAGGAATATGAGGGGGTTGATTGTAGAGAAATGAAAATGGCTGATGGCCACTCTGGAATTTTCTCTTATACTGGTTTACTCATAACATTATGTCTGCTGGCATTAGCTAATTGTTAA